One region of Ahniella affigens genomic DNA includes:
- a CDS encoding cupin domain-containing protein, whose translation MSKPVINLDALKLSPIAVPGAAPERYVGSSIAPISFHLGAQKLGYNLTEVPPGKAAFPMHNHFANEEMFFILSGQGELRVGPDRFPLRAHDVIACPPGGTETAHQIVNTSETEPLRYLAVSTAITPELVQYPESGKTGASFFTGRDENGRPKGIRMINREGNNLDYWEGE comes from the coding sequence ATGAGCAAACCCGTGATCAACTTGGACGCGCTGAAGCTGTCGCCGATCGCCGTACCCGGCGCCGCGCCAGAGCGATACGTTGGGTCGAGCATAGCGCCCATTTCGTTTCATCTTGGCGCGCAAAAGCTTGGCTACAATCTGACCGAAGTGCCGCCGGGCAAAGCCGCATTTCCGATGCACAATCACTTTGCCAACGAAGAAATGTTCTTCATTCTGAGCGGGCAAGGCGAATTGCGCGTCGGCCCGGATCGATTCCCGTTGCGGGCCCACGATGTCATTGCGTGCCCGCCGGGCGGCACCGAGACCGCGCACCAGATTGTCAACACGTCAGAAACCGAGCCCCTGCGCTACCTCGCCGTCAGCACGGCAATCACCCCGGAATTGGTGCAATACCCGGAGTCCGGCAAGACTGGTGCCAGCTTCTTTACCGGACGGGACGAGAATGGTCGTCCCAAGGGCATTCGCATGATCAATCGCGAAGGCAACAATCTGGACTACTGGGAAGGCGAGTAG
- a CDS encoding acetyl/propionyl/methylcrotonyl-CoA carboxylase subunit alpha: MKRIQTLLIANRGEIACRIIRTCRRLGIRTVAVYSDADARAQHVRQADQAVHIGGSSPAESYLCIDKIIAAATRTGADAVHPGYGFLSENADFAEACEQASLVFVGPSAASMRKMGSKAGAKLLMQAHGVPVVPGYTGENQDPGLLQTEADRIGYPLMIKAAHGGGGKGMRVVRASTEFGAALESCQREARNAFGRDRVLLERYVGKPRHIEFQVFADRHGQTMHLNERECSAQRRYQKVLEESPSAFLTPDLRARMGAAAVQAAQAIDYCNAGTVEFIVGEHGDFYFMEINTRLQVEHPVTEMVLGLDLVAWQIRIAEGQPLPLQQQDLTPHGHAIELRLYAEDPEQGFLPGSGKIERLRLPAPTDSVRIDGGVIEGDTVSIFYDPMITKLIVHGADRSDALRRMRLALADCDVVGPKSNIEFLERLVRHPAVINADIDTGYLDRHLDEFLPKPDADLPDLARWAVASAQLLEQEQVQRNSSADPHSPWGESDAWRLGHHGKRVLAFEWRGQRFELAAHGHAGHYRLDFGTQHADVRHARLGDTVLTLEIDGQAHRLQCHRSGADWLVFVDERRYRIHDVPAYAFTGVDKGGSDKLLAPMPGRIIAVRAKRGDTVSEGQELIVMEAMKMEITLRAARAGTLAELRASVGEFVEADALLVKIED, encoded by the coding sequence ATGAAACGCATCCAGACGCTGCTGATCGCCAACCGCGGTGAAATTGCTTGCCGCATCATTCGAACCTGTCGGCGCCTCGGTATCCGAACAGTCGCGGTCTATTCCGATGCGGATGCCCGCGCCCAACATGTGCGGCAGGCCGATCAGGCCGTGCATATTGGCGGCTCGAGTCCGGCCGAGAGCTATCTCTGCATCGACAAGATCATTGCCGCAGCGACACGCACGGGGGCCGATGCCGTGCATCCGGGTTACGGCTTTTTGTCCGAGAACGCCGACTTTGCCGAAGCCTGCGAACAGGCCAGCCTGGTGTTCGTCGGCCCGAGCGCAGCGTCGATGCGCAAGATGGGGTCCAAGGCTGGCGCCAAGCTGCTGATGCAGGCTCACGGCGTGCCGGTTGTGCCGGGCTATACGGGCGAGAATCAAGACCCGGGCTTGCTGCAAACCGAGGCCGATCGCATCGGTTACCCGCTGATGATCAAGGCGGCGCATGGCGGTGGCGGCAAGGGCATGCGCGTGGTCCGCGCCAGCACCGAATTTGGCGCGGCACTGGAAAGCTGCCAGCGCGAGGCCCGCAATGCATTTGGTCGCGACCGGGTGCTCTTGGAGCGCTATGTTGGCAAACCCCGACATATCGAGTTCCAGGTGTTTGCAGACCGCCATGGCCAGACCATGCACCTGAACGAGCGCGAATGCTCCGCGCAGCGGCGCTACCAGAAAGTGCTCGAGGAATCGCCGTCGGCGTTCTTGACGCCAGACCTGCGCGCCCGCATGGGCGCAGCCGCAGTGCAGGCCGCACAGGCGATCGACTATTGCAATGCCGGCACGGTCGAGTTCATTGTCGGCGAGCACGGTGATTTCTATTTCATGGAAATCAACACCCGCCTGCAGGTCGAGCATCCGGTGACCGAAATGGTTTTGGGGCTCGATCTGGTCGCGTGGCAGATCCGCATCGCTGAAGGTCAGCCGTTGCCACTGCAACAGCAAGACCTGACTCCTCATGGCCACGCGATCGAACTGAGACTTTATGCCGAAGACCCCGAACAGGGTTTTCTGCCAGGTTCGGGCAAGATCGAACGGCTCCGACTGCCGGCCCCCACCGATTCGGTGCGCATCGATGGCGGCGTGATCGAAGGCGACACGGTCAGTATTTTCTACGACCCCATGATTACGAAGCTGATCGTGCATGGTGCCGATCGCAGTGACGCCTTGCGCCGCATGCGGCTCGCACTGGCCGACTGCGATGTGGTCGGGCCAAAGAGCAACATCGAGTTTCTGGAACGCCTCGTGCGCCACCCGGCGGTGATCAACGCCGACATCGACACGGGCTATCTTGATCGCCATCTCGATGAGTTCCTGCCCAAGCCGGATGCCGATCTGCCTGATCTCGCCCGCTGGGCGGTCGCCAGTGCCCAACTGCTCGAACAGGAGCAGGTGCAGCGAAACAGCAGCGCGGATCCGCATTCGCCCTGGGGCGAAAGCGATGCCTGGCGGCTCGGTCACCATGGCAAACGCGTGCTGGCTTTTGAATGGCGCGGCCAACGTTTCGAGCTTGCGGCCCATGGGCATGCCGGCCACTATCGTCTGGACTTCGGCACCCAACACGCGGACGTCCGCCATGCCCGCCTCGGCGACACGGTGCTGACACTCGAGATCGACGGTCAGGCTCATCGCCTGCAATGTCACCGGTCCGGTGCGGACTGGCTGGTGTTCGTCGACGAACGCCGCTATCGCATTCATGATGTGCCCGCCTATGCCTTTACCGGCGTCGACAAAGGCGGCAGCGATAAGCTGCTGGCCCCGATGCCGGGCCGGATCATCGCGGTTCGCGCAAAGCGTGGCGATACCGTCAGTGAAGGGCAGGAACTGATCGTGATGGAAGCGATGAAAATGGAAATCACCCTGCGCGCCGCGCGCGCCGGCACTCTGGCCGAGTTGCGTGCCAGTGTCGGCGAGTTCGTCGAGGCAGATGCCTTGCTGGTCAAGATCGAGGACTGA